The following coding sequences lie in one Apium graveolens cultivar Ventura chromosome 1, ASM990537v1, whole genome shotgun sequence genomic window:
- the LOC141710588 gene encoding uncharacterized protein LOC141710588 gives MKSSENIGKFVTRLKTVTNEMKRNGESLNDIRVMEKLLRSLTRKFDYVVTSIEESKDLSTISIDELVGSLQAHEQRMNQYDDASHLEKALQSKVSISDSSGSSSSAHGRGGFRGGYRGGRGRGRQSFNRGQNSGSYQSSGRVQNFRGRGRGGFQQRGDKSQFQCYNCNKFGHFSYECRSPKVEETSHFAAAKEDKDVGTAMFLTYKGDEESKKNVWYLDSGASNHMTGHKDLFMEIDETVSGEVTFGDSSKIPVKGKDENAEVLEVGH, from the exons atgaaaagCTCCGAAAATATTGGTAAATTTGTTACGCGTTTGAAAACGGTGACAAACGAGATGAAAAGAAACGGTGAAAGTCTTAATGATATCCGGGTCATGGAAAAGTTGCTCCGTTCATTGACAAGAAAATTTGATTACGTTGTTACATCAATTGAGGAGTCAAAAGATCTATCCACAATTTCCATTGATGAGCTCGTAGGTTCTCTTCAAGCCCACGAGCAACGaatgaaccagtatgatgatgCAAGCCATTTGGAGAAGGCGTTGCAAAGTAAGGTGTCCATCAGTGACAGTTCTGGCAGTAGCAGTTCTGCACATGGCAGAGGTGGTTTTAGAGGTGGCTACCGAGGTGGACGAGGACGAGGAAGGCAGTCCTTCAATAGAGGCCAGAATTCGGGAAGTTATCAATCATCTGGTCGTGTTCAAAATTTTAGAGGCCGAGGAAGAGGTGGATTTCAACAACGAGGTGATAAATCTCAATTTCAGTGTTATAACTGTAATAAATTTGGCCATTTCAGTTATGAGTGTAGATCCCCGAAGGTGGAAGAAACTAGTCATTTTGCAGCAGCAAAAGAAGATAAAGATGTGGGTACTGCTATGTTCCTCACTTATAAAGGAGACGAGGAAAGCAagaagaatgtttggtatcttgactcagGGGCCAGCAATCACATGACTGGCCACAAAGATTTATTTATGGAGATAGATGAAACCGTCAGCGGGGAAGTTACATTTGGCGATTCTTCAAAAATTCCTGTTAAAGGGAAAG ACGAAAATGCAGAAGTGCTTGAAGtcggtcattaa